A genomic segment from Takifugu rubripes chromosome 20, fTakRub1.2, whole genome shotgun sequence encodes:
- the mbd3b gene encoding methyl-CpG-binding domain protein 3b isoform X7 → MDKNDRGEEQDEEQSPSGKKFRSKPQLARYLGNQMDLSSFDFRTGKMLMSKLNKNRQRLRYDNNNQNKGKPDLNTSLPVRQTASIFKQPVTKVTNHPNNKVKSDPQKAVDQPRQLFWEKKLSGLNAYDIAEELVKTMELPKGLQGVGPGCTDKTLLSAIASALHTSAAPITGQLSAAVEKNPGVWLNTAQPLCKAFIVTDEDIRKQEELVYSVRKRLEEALMADMLAHVEEAANEGEALKEEGNGSEEMESV, encoded by the exons ATGGATAAAAACGA cagaggagaagagcaaGATGAGGAACAGAG TCCGTCTGGGAAGAAGTTTCGAAGCAAGCCCCAGCTGGCACGTTACCTTGGTAACCAGATGGACCTCAGCTCCTTTGACTTTCGCACAGGGAAGATGCTCATGAGCAAACTGAACAAGAACCGTCAGAGACTGCGGTATGACAACAACAACCAGAACAAG GGCAAACCTGACTTGAACACATCACTGCCTGTCAGGCAGACGGCGTCCATCTTCAAGCAGCCCGTCACAAAGGTCACAAACCACCCCAACAACAAAGTGAAGTCGGACCCTCAGAAAGCCGTCGACCAGCCCAGACAG ctgttttgGGAGAAGAAACTCAGCGGTCTGAATGCCTACGACATCGCCGAGGAGCTGGTGAAAACAATGGAGCTGCCAAAAGGCCTTCAAG GCGTCGGCCCAGGCTGCACTGATAAAACTCTCCTGTCGGCCATCGCGAGCGCTCTGCACACCAGCGCCGCCCCCATCACTGGTCAGCTGTCTGCGGCCGTGGAGAAGAACCCTGGAGTGTGGCTCAACACGGCCCAGCCGCTGTGCAAGGCCTTTATCGTCACGGACGAGGACATCAG gaaacaggaggagctggtgtACAGCGTCAggaagaggctggaggaggcacTGATGGCTGATATGCTGGCCCATGTCGAGGAAGCCGCCAACGAAGGAGAAGCTCTGAAGGAGGAGGGCAACGGCAGCGAGGAGATGGAGAGCGTATAG
- the mbd3b gene encoding methyl-CpG-binding domain protein 3b isoform X2 encodes MEKKRWDCTALPKGWKMEEVTRKSGLSAGKSDVYYFSRGEEQDEEQSPSGKKFRSKPQLARYLGNQMDLSSFDFRTGKMLMSKLNKNRQRLRYDNNNQNKGKPDLNTSLPVRQTASIFKQPVTKVTNHPNNKVKSDPQKAVDQPRQLFWEKKLSGLNAYDIAEELVKTMELPKGLQGVGPGCTDKTLLSAIASALHTSAAPITGQLSAAVEKNPGVWLNTAQPLCKAFIVTDEDIRKQEELVYSVRKRLEEALMADMLAHVEEAANEGEALKEEGNGSEEMESV; translated from the exons atggagaagaaaaggtGGGATTGCACTGCTCTCCCCAAGGGCTGGAAAATGGAAGAAGTGACCAGAAAGTCGGGTTTGTCAGCTGGAAAAAGCGATGTCTATTACTTTAG cagaggagaagagcaaGATGAGGAACAGAG TCCGTCTGGGAAGAAGTTTCGAAGCAAGCCCCAGCTGGCACGTTACCTTGGTAACCAGATGGACCTCAGCTCCTTTGACTTTCGCACAGGGAAGATGCTCATGAGCAAACTGAACAAGAACCGTCAGAGACTGCGGTATGACAACAACAACCAGAACAAG GGCAAACCTGACTTGAACACATCACTGCCTGTCAGGCAGACGGCGTCCATCTTCAAGCAGCCCGTCACAAAGGTCACAAACCACCCCAACAACAAAGTGAAGTCGGACCCTCAGAAAGCCGTCGACCAGCCCAGACAG ctgttttgGGAGAAGAAACTCAGCGGTCTGAATGCCTACGACATCGCCGAGGAGCTGGTGAAAACAATGGAGCTGCCAAAAGGCCTTCAAG GCGTCGGCCCAGGCTGCACTGATAAAACTCTCCTGTCGGCCATCGCGAGCGCTCTGCACACCAGCGCCGCCCCCATCACTGGTCAGCTGTCTGCGGCCGTGGAGAAGAACCCTGGAGTGTGGCTCAACACGGCCCAGCCGCTGTGCAAGGCCTTTATCGTCACGGACGAGGACATCAG gaaacaggaggagctggtgtACAGCGTCAggaagaggctggaggaggcacTGATGGCTGATATGCTGGCCCATGTCGAGGAAGCCGCCAACGAAGGAGAAGCTCTGAAGGAGGAGGGCAACGGCAGCGAGGAGATGGAGAGCGTATAG
- the mbd3b gene encoding methyl-CpG-binding domain protein 3b isoform X5, whose product MDKNEGEEQDEEQRQERGEAGRLYSLCPSGKKFRSKPQLARYLGNQMDLSSFDFRTGKMLMSKLNKNRQRLRYDNNNQNKGKPDLNTSLPVRQTASIFKQPVTKVTNHPNNKVKSDPQKAVDQPRQLFWEKKLSGLNAYDIAEELVKTMELPKGLQGVGPGCTDKTLLSAIASALHTSAAPITGQLSAAVEKNPGVWLNTAQPLCKAFIVTDEDIRKQEELVYSVRKRLEEALMADMLAHVEEAANEGEALKEEGNGSEEMESV is encoded by the exons ATGGATAAAAACGA aggagaagagcaaGATGAGGAACAGAGgcaagagaggggggaggcggGTCGGTTGTATAGTCTGTG TCCGTCTGGGAAGAAGTTTCGAAGCAAGCCCCAGCTGGCACGTTACCTTGGTAACCAGATGGACCTCAGCTCCTTTGACTTTCGCACAGGGAAGATGCTCATGAGCAAACTGAACAAGAACCGTCAGAGACTGCGGTATGACAACAACAACCAGAACAAG GGCAAACCTGACTTGAACACATCACTGCCTGTCAGGCAGACGGCGTCCATCTTCAAGCAGCCCGTCACAAAGGTCACAAACCACCCCAACAACAAAGTGAAGTCGGACCCTCAGAAAGCCGTCGACCAGCCCAGACAG ctgttttgGGAGAAGAAACTCAGCGGTCTGAATGCCTACGACATCGCCGAGGAGCTGGTGAAAACAATGGAGCTGCCAAAAGGCCTTCAAG GCGTCGGCCCAGGCTGCACTGATAAAACTCTCCTGTCGGCCATCGCGAGCGCTCTGCACACCAGCGCCGCCCCCATCACTGGTCAGCTGTCTGCGGCCGTGGAGAAGAACCCTGGAGTGTGGCTCAACACGGCCCAGCCGCTGTGCAAGGCCTTTATCGTCACGGACGAGGACATCAG gaaacaggaggagctggtgtACAGCGTCAggaagaggctggaggaggcacTGATGGCTGATATGCTGGCCCATGTCGAGGAAGCCGCCAACGAAGGAGAAGCTCTGAAGGAGGAGGGCAACGGCAGCGAGGAGATGGAGAGCGTATAG
- the mbd3b gene encoding methyl-CpG-binding domain protein 3b isoform X4: protein MDKNDRGEEQDEEQRQERGEAGRLYSLCPSGKKFRSKPQLARYLGNQMDLSSFDFRTGKMLMSKLNKNRQRLRYDNNNQNKGKPDLNTSLPVRQTASIFKQPVTKVTNHPNNKVKSDPQKAVDQPRQLFWEKKLSGLNAYDIAEELVKTMELPKGLQGVGPGCTDKTLLSAIASALHTSAAPITGQLSAAVEKNPGVWLNTAQPLCKAFIVTDEDIRKQEELVYSVRKRLEEALMADMLAHVEEAANEGEALKEEGNGSEEMESV, encoded by the exons ATGGATAAAAACGA cagaggagaagagcaaGATGAGGAACAGAGgcaagagaggggggaggcggGTCGGTTGTATAGTCTGTG TCCGTCTGGGAAGAAGTTTCGAAGCAAGCCCCAGCTGGCACGTTACCTTGGTAACCAGATGGACCTCAGCTCCTTTGACTTTCGCACAGGGAAGATGCTCATGAGCAAACTGAACAAGAACCGTCAGAGACTGCGGTATGACAACAACAACCAGAACAAG GGCAAACCTGACTTGAACACATCACTGCCTGTCAGGCAGACGGCGTCCATCTTCAAGCAGCCCGTCACAAAGGTCACAAACCACCCCAACAACAAAGTGAAGTCGGACCCTCAGAAAGCCGTCGACCAGCCCAGACAG ctgttttgGGAGAAGAAACTCAGCGGTCTGAATGCCTACGACATCGCCGAGGAGCTGGTGAAAACAATGGAGCTGCCAAAAGGCCTTCAAG GCGTCGGCCCAGGCTGCACTGATAAAACTCTCCTGTCGGCCATCGCGAGCGCTCTGCACACCAGCGCCGCCCCCATCACTGGTCAGCTGTCTGCGGCCGTGGAGAAGAACCCTGGAGTGTGGCTCAACACGGCCCAGCCGCTGTGCAAGGCCTTTATCGTCACGGACGAGGACATCAG gaaacaggaggagctggtgtACAGCGTCAggaagaggctggaggaggcacTGATGGCTGATATGCTGGCCCATGTCGAGGAAGCCGCCAACGAAGGAGAAGCTCTGAAGGAGGAGGGCAACGGCAGCGAGGAGATGGAGAGCGTATAG
- the uqcr11 gene encoding cytochrome b-c1 complex subunit 10, protein MVTKILNTFVGSKYVAVVRAWVPNMVAWGTVGGVALVHFTDWRLFLDYVPYIKGKFVKDE, encoded by the exons ATGGTGACGAAAATACTTAATACGTTTGTCGGCTCCAAGTACGTCGCTGTTGTGAGAGCGTG gGTGCCAAATATGGTTGCCTGGGGGACAGTTGGAGGAGTGGCACTCGTCCACTTTACAGACTGGCGATTATTCCTAGACTACGTGCCCTACATTAAAGGAAAATTCGTCAAGGATGAATAG
- the mbd3b gene encoding methyl-CpG-binding domain protein 3b isoform X1, producing MEKKRWDCTALPKGWKMEEVTRKSGLSAGKSDVYYFSRGEEQDEEQRQERGEAGRLYSLCPSGKKFRSKPQLARYLGNQMDLSSFDFRTGKMLMSKLNKNRQRLRYDNNNQNKGKPDLNTSLPVRQTASIFKQPVTKVTNHPNNKVKSDPQKAVDQPRQLFWEKKLSGLNAYDIAEELVKTMELPKGLQGVGPGCTDKTLLSAIASALHTSAAPITGQLSAAVEKNPGVWLNTAQPLCKAFIVTDEDIRKQEELVYSVRKRLEEALMADMLAHVEEAANEGEALKEEGNGSEEMESV from the exons atggagaagaaaaggtGGGATTGCACTGCTCTCCCCAAGGGCTGGAAAATGGAAGAAGTGACCAGAAAGTCGGGTTTGTCAGCTGGAAAAAGCGATGTCTATTACTTTAG cagaggagaagagcaaGATGAGGAACAGAGgcaagagaggggggaggcggGTCGGTTGTATAGTCTGTG TCCGTCTGGGAAGAAGTTTCGAAGCAAGCCCCAGCTGGCACGTTACCTTGGTAACCAGATGGACCTCAGCTCCTTTGACTTTCGCACAGGGAAGATGCTCATGAGCAAACTGAACAAGAACCGTCAGAGACTGCGGTATGACAACAACAACCAGAACAAG GGCAAACCTGACTTGAACACATCACTGCCTGTCAGGCAGACGGCGTCCATCTTCAAGCAGCCCGTCACAAAGGTCACAAACCACCCCAACAACAAAGTGAAGTCGGACCCTCAGAAAGCCGTCGACCAGCCCAGACAG ctgttttgGGAGAAGAAACTCAGCGGTCTGAATGCCTACGACATCGCCGAGGAGCTGGTGAAAACAATGGAGCTGCCAAAAGGCCTTCAAG GCGTCGGCCCAGGCTGCACTGATAAAACTCTCCTGTCGGCCATCGCGAGCGCTCTGCACACCAGCGCCGCCCCCATCACTGGTCAGCTGTCTGCGGCCGTGGAGAAGAACCCTGGAGTGTGGCTCAACACGGCCCAGCCGCTGTGCAAGGCCTTTATCGTCACGGACGAGGACATCAG gaaacaggaggagctggtgtACAGCGTCAggaagaggctggaggaggcacTGATGGCTGATATGCTGGCCCATGTCGAGGAAGCCGCCAACGAAGGAGAAGCTCTGAAGGAGGAGGGCAACGGCAGCGAGGAGATGGAGAGCGTATAG
- the mbd3b gene encoding methyl-CpG-binding domain protein 3b isoform X6: MISRELVSQHACCDMVGTKAPSGKKFRSKPQLARYLGNQMDLSSFDFRTGKMLMSKLNKNRQRLRYDNNNQNKGKPDLNTSLPVRQTASIFKQPVTKVTNHPNNKVKSDPQKAVDQPRQLFWEKKLSGLNAYDIAEELVKTMELPKGLQGVGPGCTDKTLLSAIASALHTSAAPITGQLSAAVEKNPGVWLNTAQPLCKAFIVTDEDIRKQEELVYSVRKRLEEALMADMLAHVEEAANEGEALKEEGNGSEEMESV; this comes from the exons ATGATTAGCAGAGAGCTCGTTAGCCAACACGCATGTTGTGATATGGTCGGAACAAAAGC TCCGTCTGGGAAGAAGTTTCGAAGCAAGCCCCAGCTGGCACGTTACCTTGGTAACCAGATGGACCTCAGCTCCTTTGACTTTCGCACAGGGAAGATGCTCATGAGCAAACTGAACAAGAACCGTCAGAGACTGCGGTATGACAACAACAACCAGAACAAG GGCAAACCTGACTTGAACACATCACTGCCTGTCAGGCAGACGGCGTCCATCTTCAAGCAGCCCGTCACAAAGGTCACAAACCACCCCAACAACAAAGTGAAGTCGGACCCTCAGAAAGCCGTCGACCAGCCCAGACAG ctgttttgGGAGAAGAAACTCAGCGGTCTGAATGCCTACGACATCGCCGAGGAGCTGGTGAAAACAATGGAGCTGCCAAAAGGCCTTCAAG GCGTCGGCCCAGGCTGCACTGATAAAACTCTCCTGTCGGCCATCGCGAGCGCTCTGCACACCAGCGCCGCCCCCATCACTGGTCAGCTGTCTGCGGCCGTGGAGAAGAACCCTGGAGTGTGGCTCAACACGGCCCAGCCGCTGTGCAAGGCCTTTATCGTCACGGACGAGGACATCAG gaaacaggaggagctggtgtACAGCGTCAggaagaggctggaggaggcacTGATGGCTGATATGCTGGCCCATGTCGAGGAAGCCGCCAACGAAGGAGAAGCTCTGAAGGAGGAGGGCAACGGCAGCGAGGAGATGGAGAGCGTATAG
- the mbd3b gene encoding methyl-CpG-binding domain protein 3b isoform X9: MDKNDPSGKKFRSKPQLARYLGNQMDLSSFDFRTGKMLMSKLNKNRQRLRYDNNNQNKGKPDLNTSLPVRQTASIFKQPVTKVTNHPNNKVKSDPQKAVDQPRQLFWEKKLSGLNAYDIAEELVKTMELPKGLQGVGPGCTDKTLLSAIASALHTSAAPITGQLSAAVEKNPGVWLNTAQPLCKAFIVTDEDIRKQEELVYSVRKRLEEALMADMLAHVEEAANEGEALKEEGNGSEEMESV, from the exons ATGGATAAAAACGA TCCGTCTGGGAAGAAGTTTCGAAGCAAGCCCCAGCTGGCACGTTACCTTGGTAACCAGATGGACCTCAGCTCCTTTGACTTTCGCACAGGGAAGATGCTCATGAGCAAACTGAACAAGAACCGTCAGAGACTGCGGTATGACAACAACAACCAGAACAAG GGCAAACCTGACTTGAACACATCACTGCCTGTCAGGCAGACGGCGTCCATCTTCAAGCAGCCCGTCACAAAGGTCACAAACCACCCCAACAACAAAGTGAAGTCGGACCCTCAGAAAGCCGTCGACCAGCCCAGACAG ctgttttgGGAGAAGAAACTCAGCGGTCTGAATGCCTACGACATCGCCGAGGAGCTGGTGAAAACAATGGAGCTGCCAAAAGGCCTTCAAG GCGTCGGCCCAGGCTGCACTGATAAAACTCTCCTGTCGGCCATCGCGAGCGCTCTGCACACCAGCGCCGCCCCCATCACTGGTCAGCTGTCTGCGGCCGTGGAGAAGAACCCTGGAGTGTGGCTCAACACGGCCCAGCCGCTGTGCAAGGCCTTTATCGTCACGGACGAGGACATCAG gaaacaggaggagctggtgtACAGCGTCAggaagaggctggaggaggcacTGATGGCTGATATGCTGGCCCATGTCGAGGAAGCCGCCAACGAAGGAGAAGCTCTGAAGGAGGAGGGCAACGGCAGCGAGGAGATGGAGAGCGTATAG
- the mbd3b gene encoding methyl-CpG-binding domain protein 3b isoform X8, giving the protein MDKNEGEEQDEEQSPSGKKFRSKPQLARYLGNQMDLSSFDFRTGKMLMSKLNKNRQRLRYDNNNQNKGKPDLNTSLPVRQTASIFKQPVTKVTNHPNNKVKSDPQKAVDQPRQLFWEKKLSGLNAYDIAEELVKTMELPKGLQGVGPGCTDKTLLSAIASALHTSAAPITGQLSAAVEKNPGVWLNTAQPLCKAFIVTDEDIRKQEELVYSVRKRLEEALMADMLAHVEEAANEGEALKEEGNGSEEMESV; this is encoded by the exons ATGGATAAAAACGA aggagaagagcaaGATGAGGAACAGAG TCCGTCTGGGAAGAAGTTTCGAAGCAAGCCCCAGCTGGCACGTTACCTTGGTAACCAGATGGACCTCAGCTCCTTTGACTTTCGCACAGGGAAGATGCTCATGAGCAAACTGAACAAGAACCGTCAGAGACTGCGGTATGACAACAACAACCAGAACAAG GGCAAACCTGACTTGAACACATCACTGCCTGTCAGGCAGACGGCGTCCATCTTCAAGCAGCCCGTCACAAAGGTCACAAACCACCCCAACAACAAAGTGAAGTCGGACCCTCAGAAAGCCGTCGACCAGCCCAGACAG ctgttttgGGAGAAGAAACTCAGCGGTCTGAATGCCTACGACATCGCCGAGGAGCTGGTGAAAACAATGGAGCTGCCAAAAGGCCTTCAAG GCGTCGGCCCAGGCTGCACTGATAAAACTCTCCTGTCGGCCATCGCGAGCGCTCTGCACACCAGCGCCGCCCCCATCACTGGTCAGCTGTCTGCGGCCGTGGAGAAGAACCCTGGAGTGTGGCTCAACACGGCCCAGCCGCTGTGCAAGGCCTTTATCGTCACGGACGAGGACATCAG gaaacaggaggagctggtgtACAGCGTCAggaagaggctggaggaggcacTGATGGCTGATATGCTGGCCCATGTCGAGGAAGCCGCCAACGAAGGAGAAGCTCTGAAGGAGGAGGGCAACGGCAGCGAGGAGATGGAGAGCGTATAG
- the mbd3b gene encoding methyl-CpG-binding domain protein 3b isoform X3 produces the protein MEKKRWDCTALPKGWKMEEVTRKSGLSAGKSDVYYFSPSGKKFRSKPQLARYLGNQMDLSSFDFRTGKMLMSKLNKNRQRLRYDNNNQNKGKPDLNTSLPVRQTASIFKQPVTKVTNHPNNKVKSDPQKAVDQPRQLFWEKKLSGLNAYDIAEELVKTMELPKGLQGVGPGCTDKTLLSAIASALHTSAAPITGQLSAAVEKNPGVWLNTAQPLCKAFIVTDEDIRKQEELVYSVRKRLEEALMADMLAHVEEAANEGEALKEEGNGSEEMESV, from the exons atggagaagaaaaggtGGGATTGCACTGCTCTCCCCAAGGGCTGGAAAATGGAAGAAGTGACCAGAAAGTCGGGTTTGTCAGCTGGAAAAAGCGATGTCTATTACTTTAG TCCGTCTGGGAAGAAGTTTCGAAGCAAGCCCCAGCTGGCACGTTACCTTGGTAACCAGATGGACCTCAGCTCCTTTGACTTTCGCACAGGGAAGATGCTCATGAGCAAACTGAACAAGAACCGTCAGAGACTGCGGTATGACAACAACAACCAGAACAAG GGCAAACCTGACTTGAACACATCACTGCCTGTCAGGCAGACGGCGTCCATCTTCAAGCAGCCCGTCACAAAGGTCACAAACCACCCCAACAACAAAGTGAAGTCGGACCCTCAGAAAGCCGTCGACCAGCCCAGACAG ctgttttgGGAGAAGAAACTCAGCGGTCTGAATGCCTACGACATCGCCGAGGAGCTGGTGAAAACAATGGAGCTGCCAAAAGGCCTTCAAG GCGTCGGCCCAGGCTGCACTGATAAAACTCTCCTGTCGGCCATCGCGAGCGCTCTGCACACCAGCGCCGCCCCCATCACTGGTCAGCTGTCTGCGGCCGTGGAGAAGAACCCTGGAGTGTGGCTCAACACGGCCCAGCCGCTGTGCAAGGCCTTTATCGTCACGGACGAGGACATCAG gaaacaggaggagctggtgtACAGCGTCAggaagaggctggaggaggcacTGATGGCTGATATGCTGGCCCATGTCGAGGAAGCCGCCAACGAAGGAGAAGCTCTGAAGGAGGAGGGCAACGGCAGCGAGGAGATGGAGAGCGTATAG